A genomic window from Bdellovibrio sp. SKB1291214 includes:
- the rsmG gene encoding 16S rRNA (guanine(527)-N(7))-methyltransferase RsmG has translation MSNIDGGSEAPPQIFWRIDEWFPDLSPEVRTRLKAYHDELLKFNRTLSLISAKSVFVADALHFADSINATKAIVKANPGMDKVYDFGSGNGFPGIVFGIMNPSIQVVLVDTDVKKCEFLSHAVNALNLKNISVENKNIEALPADSVKWAICRGFGNISKAILMARKTVVKGGSMYHLKGEEWGIEVGEIPTQLCSIWAPSLVGEYKLPVGAVKYGVVRTEKIS, from the coding sequence ATGAGCAACATTGACGGCGGCTCTGAAGCTCCACCGCAAATATTTTGGCGGATCGACGAATGGTTCCCCGATTTAAGTCCTGAGGTCAGAACAAGACTTAAGGCCTATCATGACGAGCTATTGAAATTTAATCGTACATTAAGCCTGATTTCTGCAAAGTCTGTTTTCGTAGCGGATGCACTCCATTTTGCAGACTCTATTAATGCGACCAAAGCGATTGTTAAGGCAAACCCCGGAATGGACAAGGTTTATGACTTTGGCAGCGGAAACGGTTTCCCCGGGATCGTCTTCGGTATTATGAATCCTAGCATTCAAGTTGTATTAGTCGACACGGACGTTAAGAAGTGTGAGTTCTTAAGTCATGCAGTTAATGCTTTAAATCTTAAGAATATTTCAGTTGAAAACAAAAACATCGAGGCATTGCCGGCCGATTCTGTAAAGTGGGCTATTTGTCGTGGCTTTGGAAATATCTCAAAGGCGATTTTAATGGCTCGAAAAACCGTCGTAAAAGGTGGATCCATGTATCACCTAAAGGGCGAAGAGTGGGGGATTGAAGTGGGAGAAATCCCAACACAGCTTTGTTCCATCTGGGCGCCATCATTGGTGGGGGAATATAAGCTTCCCGTTGGCGCTGTTAAATACGGTGTTGTTCGTACAGAAAAGATCTCATAA
- a CDS encoding ParB/RepB/Spo0J family partition protein — MSDTAVESSNKKRGLGRGLGSLLGGPANNDLMNAPAASAPPVKAAPANSTTTSPAATAAGAPSVNVAATVAPPVDPESKIWKVAIDKLSPGKYQPRTTFEKEPLQELAQSIKENGILQPIVARRTTSGKLEIVAGERRWRASQLAGLHEVPVILKSYDDKQALELAIVENIQREDLNPIEEAEGYSRLITEFKLSQQQVAEKVGRDRATVANAVRLLALPNEVKDMISANDLSVGHAKVLLSLPEPKKQIEMAKKVVNDKIAVRKLEKMVQAIVKGTADELEVPTFDSNVTQRLINGLSDELQKIMGTKVNIDYSGAKGKISIHFYSDDELTNLVDRLKEGWQ; from the coding sequence ATGTCTGATACTGCTGTAGAATCCTCGAACAAGAAAAGAGGCTTGGGTCGCGGCCTAGGTTCTCTTTTGGGTGGACCTGCTAATAACGATTTAATGAATGCGCCTGCGGCATCAGCCCCTCCCGTAAAAGCTGCGCCAGCAAATTCAACAACCACTTCACCTGCAGCAACTGCTGCTGGTGCTCCTTCCGTAAATGTTGCTGCAACTGTTGCCCCTCCCGTGGATCCAGAAAGCAAAATTTGGAAGGTGGCTATTGATAAGTTGTCTCCGGGCAAATATCAGCCACGTACAACGTTTGAAAAAGAACCGCTTCAAGAGCTGGCTCAATCTATTAAAGAGAACGGAATTCTTCAGCCAATCGTAGCTCGCAGAACCACTTCGGGGAAACTTGAAATCGTGGCGGGTGAGCGCCGCTGGAGAGCTTCGCAGCTTGCTGGGTTACATGAAGTCCCAGTGATTCTGAAATCTTACGATGACAAACAAGCACTTGAGTTAGCTATCGTTGAGAATATTCAACGTGAAGATTTGAACCCTATTGAAGAAGCAGAAGGCTATTCTCGTCTGATCACAGAGTTTAAATTATCTCAGCAACAAGTCGCTGAAAAAGTAGGTCGTGACCGCGCGACGGTAGCGAATGCTGTTCGTTTGTTGGCACTTCCAAATGAAGTTAAAGACATGATTTCCGCAAATGATCTTTCTGTAGGTCATGCAAAAGTACTTCTTTCTTTGCCAGAGCCTAAAAAACAAATCGAAATGGCGAAAAAGGTCGTGAATGACAAAATCGCAGTTCGTAAATTGGAAAAAATGGTTCAAGCTATCGTTAAGGGAACAGCTGATGAATTGGAAGTTCCAACTTTCGATTCGAATGTGACTCAACGGTTGATCAATGGATTAAGTGATGAGCTTCAGAAGATCATGGGCACGAAGGTGAACATTGATTATTCCGGCGCCAAAGGTAAAATCAGCATTCACTTCTATTCCGATGATGAATTAACTAATTTAGTAGATAGGCTTAAAGAAGGATGGCAGTAA
- a CDS encoding ParA family protein codes for MAKTICIANQKGGVGKTTTSVNLSSALATLGKRVLLIDMDPQGNASSGLGIKRYDTQDANSYHVLIGEKTLTEATHPTSNPNLKICTANPDLVGAEIELVDMPHREYRLKQAVSIVADQYDFVIVDCPPSLGLITLNALNSADSFLVPLQCEYYALEGLSQLLNTAGLIKKSLNPSLHIEGIVLTMFDVRNNLSHQVVTQIKEHFGDKVFNAIIPRNVRLSEAPSHGQSILEYDSKSIGSVRYLELAHEVIARSLPKPAEASQVANTNALEGEVNV; via the coding sequence ATGGCTAAAACTATCTGTATAGCTAACCAAAAGGGCGGAGTAGGCAAAACGACGACGTCTGTGAATCTTTCTTCAGCGTTGGCTACTCTAGGCAAGCGCGTATTGTTGATCGATATGGATCCGCAGGGGAACGCTTCAAGCGGTTTGGGTATCAAACGCTACGATACGCAAGATGCTAACTCATACCATGTACTCATCGGTGAAAAAACGCTGACGGAGGCTACTCACCCGACTTCAAATCCCAACTTAAAAATATGCACTGCTAATCCAGATCTAGTGGGCGCTGAAATTGAGCTTGTAGACATGCCGCATCGTGAGTACCGCTTGAAGCAGGCAGTATCCATCGTGGCTGATCAATACGATTTCGTCATCGTTGATTGTCCACCGTCTTTGGGTTTGATTACTCTGAATGCTCTGAACTCTGCAGATAGCTTTCTTGTGCCTCTTCAATGTGAATACTATGCATTGGAAGGTTTGAGTCAGTTGCTGAACACGGCGGGACTTATTAAGAAGAGCTTGAATCCTTCACTGCATATTGAAGGTATTGTTCTTACGATGTTTGATGTGCGCAATAACTTGAGCCATCAGGTTGTAACACAAATCAAAGAACACTTTGGTGACAAAGTATTTAACGCAATTATTCCAAGAAACGTGCGACTCAGCGAAGCGCCGAGCCATGGTCAATCCATCCTTGAGTACGACAGCAAATCAATCGGTTCCGTTCGCTATCTAGAATTGGCCCACGAAGTGATCGCAAGATCTCTTCCAAAGCCAGCTGAAGCGAGCCAGGTTGCAAACACGAATGCCTTAGAAGGGGAAGTAAATGTCTGA
- a CDS encoding bactofilin family protein, whose amino-acid sequence MAVSIPQTFQEDVLSGHVTAILDQGTHFEGKLSFEGTVQIGGDFKGEIFTKDTIVINEGATVAAQVEADTIIISGRVEGNLFARRRVIMHPPAIFKGTVTSPSLRIDEGVVFEGASYMPKS is encoded by the coding sequence ATGGCAGTAAGTATCCCACAAACTTTCCAAGAAGATGTACTTTCAGGTCATGTGACGGCAATCCTTGATCAGGGGACACATTTCGAAGGAAAGCTCAGCTTTGAAGGAACCGTACAAATTGGCGGTGATTTTAAAGGGGAAATCTTTACTAAAGATACCATCGTTATCAATGAGGGCGCCACAGTGGCCGCCCAAGTTGAAGCCGATACAATCATTATCAGCGGCCGAGTAGAGGGAAATCTCTTCGCTCGCCGCCGAGTTATTATGCACCCGCCCGCAATTTTTAAAGGCACCGTGACATCACCAAGTTTACGCATCGATGAGGGCGTTGTATTTGAGGGTGCGTCCTATATGCCTAAGTCTTAG
- a CDS encoding ATP synthase F0 subunit B, with protein MDIFGQLGINTTAGIQFVFFAIALLFLTKFVFTPYAHALEERQNKTKGGEDLAAEYQAKSVELQSEYESKIRALNLEIKNIVDASKSEANKQYETAVAKSRSEAEQLVSSNRTKIVAAVETASKELKSQTQAVALAITSKLLGK; from the coding sequence ATGGATATTTTTGGACAATTAGGCATCAACACAACTGCCGGCATCCAATTCGTGTTCTTCGCGATTGCTTTGTTATTCTTAACAAAATTCGTTTTCACTCCATACGCCCATGCTCTTGAAGAGCGTCAAAATAAAACTAAGGGTGGTGAAGATTTAGCAGCAGAGTACCAAGCTAAGTCTGTGGAACTTCAATCAGAATACGAATCGAAAATTCGTGCTTTGAACCTTGAAATCAAAAACATCGTTGATGCTTCCAAGTCAGAGGCAAATAAACAATACGAAACAGCAGTTGCTAAGTCTCGCTCTGAGGCTGAACAACTTGTTTCTTCCAATAGAACAAAAATCGTTGCGGCAGTAGAGACAGCTTCAAAAGAATTGAAGTCTCAAACTCAAGCTGTTGCTCTTGCAATCACATCCAAATTGTTGGGCAAATAA